A genomic stretch from Meriones unguiculatus strain TT.TT164.6M chromosome 15, Bangor_MerUng_6.1, whole genome shotgun sequence includes:
- the Serpine1 gene encoding plasminogen activator inhibitor 1 has protein sequence MQPAPALACLALGLALACGEGSALRRRELRTARQATDFGVKVFRRVLQASGDRNVVFSPYGVSSVMAMLQLTTAGRTLQQIQDAMGFSISEKGTAPALRRLSRELVGPWNKDEISTADAIFVQRDLELVQGFMPNFFKLFRTTVKQVDFSEAERATFIINDWVERHTKGMIGDLLPGGAVDGLTRLLLVNALHFHGRWRTPFPEAGTHRRLFHKSDGSTVPVPMMAQTSKFNYTEFTTPDGHFYDVLELPYHGETLSMFIAAPCDKAVPLAALTDTLDAELVRHWRGNMTRLPRLVILPRFSLETEVDLRGPLEDLGVTDMFHPSKADFTRLSGREPLSAAQARQKVKMEVNESGTVASSSTAILVSARMAPLEVVMDRSFLFVVRHNPTETILLLGQLMEP, from the exons ATGCAGCCGGCTCCAGCCCTCGCTTGCCTCGCCCTGGGCCTGGCCCTGGCCTGCGGGGAAGGCTCGGCTCTCCGCCGCCGAGAGCTCCGCACGGCGCGCCAGGCCACCGACTTCGGAGTGAAGGTGTTCCGGCGCGTGCTCCAGGCCTCCGGGGACCGCAACGTGGTCTTCTCGCCGTATGGCGTGTCCTCGGTGATGGCCATGCTGCAGCTGACCACGGCCGGGAGAACCCTGCAGCAGATCCAGGATGCCATGGGCTTCAGCATCAGCG AGAAAGGCACAGCCCCCGCCCTCCGCCGGCTGTCCCGGGAGCTCGTGGGGCCGTGGAACAAGGACGAGATCAGCACCGCAGACGCCATCTTCGTCCAGCGGGATCTGGAGCTGGTCCAGGGCTTCATGCCCAACTTCTTCAAGCTCTTCCGGACCACGGTGAAGCAGGTGGACTTCTCAGAGGCGGAGCGGGCCACCTTTATCATCAATGACTGGGTGGAGAGGCACACCAAAG GCATGATCGGGGACCTCCTTCCCGGGGGCGCGGTGGACGGGCTCACTCGCCTGCTGCTGGTGAACGCACTCCACTTCCACGGCCGGTGGCGGACGCCCTTCCCCGAGGCCGGCACGCACCGCCGCCTCTTCCACAAGTCCGACGGCAGCACCGTCCCGGTGCCCATGATGGCCCAGACCAGCAAGTTCAACTACA CCGAGTTCACGACTCCGGACGGCCACTTCTACGACGTGCTTGAACTGCCCTACCACGGCGAGACCCTCAGCATGTTCATCGCCGCGCCGTGCGACAAAGCCGTGCCCCTCGCCGCCCTCACTGACACCCTGGACGCCGAGCTCGTCAGACACTGGAGAGGCAACATGACCAGGCTGCCCCGCCTCGTCATCCTGCCGAG GTTCTCTCTGGAGACGGAAGTGGACCTCAGGGGCCCCCTGgaggacctgggtgtgactgACATGTTCCACCCAAGCAAGGCCGACTTCACTCGCCTTTCCG GCCGAGAGCCACTCTCCGCAGCCCAGGCACGGCAGAAGGTCAAGATGGAGGTGAACGAGAGCGGCACGGTGGCGTCCTCCTCCACCG